The Marivirga tractuosa DSM 4126 genome contains the following window.
TTTCGGTTTTAGCATATGATGAGCAAAAGAAGTGTCAAATTAAATTAAAAGGTAAAATCAGTATTCATCATCAAGATCAAGTAGCCAAAGAGCATTGGGGTACCTTATTAGGTGGAAAAGAATCCTATAATACCCAAGGACAGCCAGGTAAAAAAGTTAATTCCCTGGAAGATGCAAATCAAATAAAAAATGAATATGATGATAAATATTTTGCTGTCCTAGCTTTAGAAGTACGACAAGCTGAAGTCCTTCAGCTGAATAAAGATGGTCACATTAGGATTTTATTTGATTTTGAAAAAGATAGAGCTAGCTATTTGGTGCCTTAGAATGCTTAATTTTTATATGATTAAGCAATCTGCATTTGAATTAAACTCTATATCATATTAATAACGTAAATAGTATTTAAATCAAATTATGAAAAAAATTAAACCAAAAGCGGGACAAGAGTCTGTATGGGATTATCCACGTCCGCCTGCAATTGAAAAAGCTACAGAACACCTAAGAATCGTCTTTAACGGTGAAGTGATTGCAGATACAAATGAGTCCTAAGTCATCCGCCTACTTATTATCTACCAATTACTGCTTTCAAAGAAGGTGCGCTTATAGAAGGTACACATAGTACTGCCTGTGAATTTAAAGGGGTTTCCTTCTATTTTGATATCCAAAATGGAGAGAAAGTAGCCTTAAATGCTGCTTGGGGTTATCCTACACCGAAAGGTAATTTTAAAGTTTTAAAAGACCATATAGCTGTTTACGCTCATAAAATGGATGCCTGTTTTGTAGGAGATGAAAAAGTAGTAGCACAAGAAGGTGATTTCTACGGTGGATGGATTACTTCAAAAGTTGTTGGTCCCTTTAAAGGAATTAAAGGGAGTTGGGGGTGGTAAAAGTATTATTTCAATGGGTTTTTCCTCATTTTCTTTTTGTCAGATTGCATTTTCTTCTTTTCAAGTCTCTTCTTTTGAGAAGCTTTTGTGGGCTTGGTCTTTTTCCGAACTTTAGGTTGTACAAATGCTTTAGACAAAGTACGTTCCATCTTTTTGTAGGCTAATTCCTTATTTTTGATTTGAGAAGAATGGTTTTCAGCAGTAATAATAAGATCACCTGATTTTGTTAGTTTGTTCTCTAGTGTTTTTCGAATGGTCTCTTTTTCATTTTCTGTTAGTAATTGAGATGC
Protein-coding sequences here:
- a CDS encoding pyridoxamine 5'-phosphate oxidase family protein, with protein sequence MSLINPEDNFKEIKSTLLNVLNRAGNDSHSAFRFIILNTISDGYPNSRYVVLRKFKIDTQELFIYTDSRSNKIKELKENPLVSVLAYDEQKKCQIKLKGKISIHHQDQVAKEHWGTLLGGKESYNTQGQPGKKVNSLEDANQIKNEYDDKYFAVLALEVRQAEVLQLNKDGHIRILFDFEKDRASYLVP
- a CDS encoding DUF427 domain-containing protein — translated: MKKIKPKAGQESVWDYPRPPAIEKATEHLRIVFNGEVIADTNES
- the arfB gene encoding alternative ribosome rescue aminoacyl-tRNA hydrolase ArfB, with translation MKKQKFQLSKIKKEIELTTARSGGSGGQHVNKVETKVILRFNIDASQLLTENEKETIRKTLENKLTKSGDLIITAENHSSQIKNKELAYKKMERTLSKAFVQPKVRKKTKPTKASQKKRLEKKKMQSDKKKMRKNPLK